The Chrysiogenia bacterium genome contains the following window.
CAAAACCACCGTTGCGACGCAGGTTGTCGGCCACGTCGAGCGGGTCAAAGGTGATCGCCGTATAGAAGTAGGCGAACAGCACGATCATGGTGCCGTAGACGATCTCATAGACGAAGTAGCCACCGCCAGGCTGGAAATAGGCCGCCACGCGGTTGAGCATGTGGGCCAGCCAGTAGTAGGCGTCAACGGCGACACCGGCGTTGGCCGGTGCCTCGCCCATGCCCTGGGTCATCTGCGCAAGCGTCGGGATGAAGAACATCAGCGAGCTGGCAAAAATGGGCGGAATCACGCCGGCGGTGTTCAGGCGCAGCGGCAGGTAGCTCTGCTGACCCTGTACCATGCGGCGCCCCTGCATTCGCTGGGGATACTGCACAGGGATGCGCCTGTGGGCGCGCTCCATCCAGATGATGAACACCAGAACTCCCAGCATCCCGATTCCCAGAAGGAAGAGGGTGAAGGGCTGGATCTCCCCAGCATCAATGGCCGAGTAGGTGTTCGAAATCGCCGCGGGAACGCGCGCGATAATACCTGCGAAAATGATCAGCGAGATGCCGTTGCCGATGCCGCGTTCGGTAATCTGCTCACCGATCCACATCAGCAGCGCCGTGCCGCTTGTGAGCGTGACAATCGAAATGGCGCGGAAGCCCCACCCCGGGTTCGTCACGATCGGACGGCCAAGCGGATCGGTCAGCGATTCAAGACCACGCGCCATCACCGCCGCCTGCACCAGGCAAAGACCGATGGTGGCGTAACGGGTGTACTGCGTGATGCGGCGACGACCCAGCTCGCCTTCCTTCTGGATCTCCTCAAGGGGCTTGAACACCTTGACCAGAAGCTGGAAGACGATGGACGCCGTAATGTAGGGCATGATTCCCAGTGCAAAGACCGAGAACTGCTCAAGCGCGCCACCCGAGAACAGGTTGAACAGGCTCAGGATCGTTCCCTTGGCACCCTCGAAAAAGGCGGCAAGCGCTTCCTTGTCCACGCCGGGGGTGGGAACCACCACGCCAAGGCGATAGACCAGAAGCATCACGACGGTGAAGCCGATCCGGCGTTGCACCTCCGAGAGGCGCGGGCTGGTTTGGGGTCGCTGAGCCATTACTTACCTACTACCACTTGCTGCTTAGGCCGAAGCCTCGCTGCTGGAGCCCTCTTTGGCGATGAACGGGGGAATGATCTCCACGCTGCCGCCGGCCGACTCGATCTTCTTGCGAGCGGCTTCCGAGATATGATCCACCTTGAGGTTGATCGCACGGTCGATTTCACCATTGGCCAGCACCTTCACCGGACGATTCTCGGTGGAGATGACCTTGGCCGCGCAGAGCGTGGCGCGATCAACCGTGGCGCCCGCTTCGAAGCGACGAAGCTGGTCCAGGTTGACTTCCTGCACGCGCACGCGGTTGCGCGAGACGAAACCGCGCTTGGGAAGACGGCGAATCAGGGGATTCTGACCGCCTTCGTAGGCGCGCTTGCCGCCCGAACCGGCACGCTGGCCGGCGCCCTTGTGGCCGCGGCACGAGGTCTTGCCGTGTCCCGAACCCGGGCCACGACCGACACGCTTGCGAGATTTCTTGGCGCCCTTGGCCGGACGCAGGTCGCTGAGCTTCATTTCGATTCCTCGACGATCTCCACCAGGTGGAAGACCTTGTTAACCATCCCACGGATAGAGGGAGTGTCTTCACGTTCAACTTCATGACGAATGCGACGCAGCCCAAGGCCGCGAAGGCTCTCGCGCTGGCGCTGGGTGCAGCCGGCCTTACTGCCGGTCTGACGAATTCGAATGGTCTTGCCTGCCATCTGTAGCGTCTCCAGTTCCTACGGTTACTCGGCGCTTGCGGAGCCCTTGGGCTCTTCGGCGTCGCGGCTGCGCATGGCATCCACTTCTTCGCGGCTGCGAAGCTGATTGAGGCCATCCATGGTCGCGCGAACAACATTGTGCGGGTTGTTCGTGCCGTGGCACTTGGCGAAGATGTCACGCACGCCGGCTGCTTCAAGAATGGCGCGCGCGGCGCCACCGGCGATCACGCCCGTTCCGGGCGAGGCCGGGCTCATGAACACGAGACCGGCGCCGTAGTGACCGTGCACTTCGTGCGGGATGGTTCCATTGACAACGGCAATGGGGCGCATCTCACGACGGGCCTTCTCGATTCCCTTCTTGATGGCGTCGGGGACTTCCTTGGCCTTGCCCTTGGCGACGCCGACCTTGCCGTTGCCGTCACCGACGACGACCAGGGCCGAGAAGCTGAAACGACGACCGCCCTTCACAACTTTCGCATTACGCGCGATGTGAATGACCTTGTCGATGAATTCGCTGTTTTCCTGCTGATAAGCCATGAGAGTCCTTCCAATCAGAACGCGAGTCCGCCCTCGCGGATCGCTTCGGCCAAGGCCTTCACTACGCCGTGGTAGCGGTAGCCACCACGATCAAACACGGCCTGCTCAACCTTGAGCGCCTTGGCCTTCTCTGCCAGGACCGAACCGACGGCCTTGGCCTGTTCCATGCCGCCCTTGAGGTTCTGCGAGCGAACCTCCTTGCTCAGGGTCGACACGGTGCCCAGGCAACGACCCGACTGGTCGTCGATGATCTGGGCATAAAGATGCTTGTTGGAGCGAAACACGCAGATGCGCGGACGCTCGGGGGAACCAGCGACCACACGGCGAATTCGCCGGTGACGCATCTGCCTGCTTTCAGTTCTGGTACGAATCTTGGCCATGAGCCTATCCTCGCCGGCTGATTACTTGCCGGCCTTCTTGCCTTCTTTGCGGCGAACCTGTTCGCCAGCGTAACGGACACCCTTGCCCTTGTAGGGCTCGACCGGGCGGTAGGCGCGAATTTCAGCCGCCGCCTGTCCGAGCTTCTGCTTGTCGATGCTGCTGAGCACGATCTGCGTGGGCTGCGGGGTCTGGGCCTCGACTCCCTCGGGCAGCGCGTAGGCCACCGGGTGGGAGAAACCAAGCGAGAGGTTGACCACCTTGCCCTTGGCCTCGGCGCGATAACCGACGCCGGTGATGTCCAGCACGCGCTGGAAACCCTCGGAGACGCCGTGCACCATATTCTTCACGAGCGCCGAGGAGGTTCCCCAGAACGCGCGCTGCTTGCCGTCGTTCGGCTTGGCCACTTCCACCTGGATGTGGTCACCGACCGAGATCTTCACGCACGCGGGAAGCCGCTGCTGGAGCTCGCCCTTGGGGCCCTTCACCGTGACCAAGTCACCGCTGACGGAGACGTTCACGCCGCTTGGCACCGCGATTTGCTGTCGTCCAATTCGTGACATGCCTAAATTCCTACCAAACCTCGCAGAGGACTTCGCCCCCGACGTTCTGTGCGCGTGCCTCGGCGTCAGTGACCAGTCCGCGCGATGTCGAGACAATCGCGTAGCCAAGGCCATTGAGGACCGGCTCCAGGTCGGTCGCGCCGCGGTATACCCGACGGCCTGGACGGCTGACGCGGCGAATGCCGTGCAGTACCGGTCCACCGTTGGGGGTGTAACGCATGGTGACGTGGAAGACGCTTCCCGGGCCTTCCTGCTGCTCTGAATACTCGTTGATGAATCCCTCACGCTGAAGGATGTCAAGAATCGAGCGCTTGATCCGGGAGCTGGGAATGACCAGCGTCTGCTTCCGGGCCCTGGCGGCATTGCGCAGCCGCGTCAGGCAATCTGAGATCGGATCGTGCATCATGGGTCCAGTACCTCCCCGCCCCTACCAGCTCGCCTTAATGACACCCGGGATTTTGCCCTCGAGTGCATTCTTGCGGAAACAGAGGCGGCACATGTCGAACTTACGAAGGTAGCCGCGAGGGCGACCGCACAGGGGGCAGCGGTTGTACTGCCGAACCTGGAATTTCTGCGGGCGCGTGGCCTTCACTTTGAGTGCTGTACGAGCCATGTCTTTCTCGCTTCTCCTACTTGCGGAAGGGCATACCCAGCTTTGTCAGCAGGGCACGGCCTTCCTCGTCGGTCCGGGCTGAAGTCACAAATGTGATGTTCAGGCCTTTGATCCGGTCGATCTTGTCGTAATCGATTTCCGGAAAGATGATTTGTTCGCGGACGCCCATGGTGAAATTACCACGGCCATCGAATCCGCGCGGCGAAACCCCACGGAAGTCACGCACCCGGGGGAGCGAGACGTTGATCAGACGATCGAAGAATTCCCACATCATGTTGCGACGCAGGGTCACCATCACGCCGATCGGGCTGCCCTCGCGAAGCTTGAAGTTCGCGATGGACTTGCGGGCGCGGGTGACGACCGGACGCTGACCGGAGATCGCTGCCAGTTCGGCGGCGGCACCTTCGATCACCTTGGTGTTGCTGCCCGCATCGCTCAGACCGCCAAGACCCATGTTCAGTACCACGCGGCTGAGCCCGGGCACCTGCATGGTGTTCTTGAATCCGAACTCTTCCTTGAGCGCGGGAACGATCTCGCTGCGATACTGGAGAAGCATGCGCGGGGGCGCGCCCTTCTCGTGGCCGGTATCGCCGGTGATCCCCGCTGTCAGTTCGACTTTCTTTGCCATCTTCCTGCGGTCCTTTAGTTATCGAGCAGTGCGCCGGATTTCTTTGCGTACCGGCGCCGCGTGCCATCTTCCTGAACCCGGAACTCAACGCGCGTGGGCACGTCTTTCTCGGGGTCAAGAACCATCACGTTCGAAAGGTCGATCGGAGCCTCGCGCTCGACAATCCCGCCCTGGGGAGCCGTCTGCGAGGGCTTCTGATGCTTCTTGATCATGCGGACATTCTCGACCACCACGCGCCCCTTCTTCGGGAGCACGCGGATGACCTTTCCGCGTTTGCCTTTGTCCGCGCCGGCGACGACCACAACGGTGTCACCCTTCTTCACGCGGAGCTTCTGAAACTTGAGGTTCTGCGACATGACTACAGTCCCTGGCCTCTGTTTAGAGGACCTCCGGTGCGAGCGATACAATCTTCATGTAATTGCGGGCACGCAGTTCACGGGCGACCGGGCCGAAAATACGGGTTCCGATCGGCTCGCCGTCCTTGTTGATCAGCACCGCGGCGCTGTCATCAAAACGGATGAATGTTCCATCGGGTCGGCCATTGGCCTTGCGGGTGCGCACCACGACGGCACGAACCACATCACCCTTCTTTACCTTGCTCTGGGGCAGCGCTTCCTTGACCGAGGCGACGAAGATGTCGCCAAGTCCGGCGTAGCGCCGCCGACTGCCGCCGAGCACCTTGATGCACTGGATGCGCTTGGCACCCGAGTTGTCTGCGACGACAAGCTGGCTCTCTACCTGAATCATGCTCTTGGGCCTCCGGCTCCGTAATGGGCCTAATTAGACCTTGGCTCGCTCGACCACGCGGCTCAGGCGCCAGCGCTTGGTCTTGCTCAGCGGACGGGTCTCGACGATCTCCACGCGATCACCAATCTGACAGGTGTTCTCTTCGTCGTGGGCGGTGTACTTCTTGTTGCGACGCACGTACTTCTTGTAGACCGGGTGCGGAATGAGCAACGTCACACCGACCACAACGGTCTTGTCCATCTTGTTCGAGAGCACCTGCCCCACCTGGGTGCGCGGCGCCTTGCGAGTGTCTTCACTGGTCTGCGGCATCGTCATCTACCTGCTCGCCCTTTCAGGCTTCGGTTGCGCCCTGGTTTTGGGCGGGCTTGCTGCGCTCGTTGAGCACCGTCTTGAGACGGGCGATCGTCCTGCGAACATTTCCGTAAAGCGCCGTGTTCTCGATTCGTTCGGTGGCGCTGCGCAGCCGGAGCCGGAAGAGCTCGTCGACCCGGTCGCTGAGCTGCTGCTTGAGTTCCTCGTCGGAGAGGTTGCGGATTTCCGTGATTTTCATTCCAGTCCCTCCGATCGTTCGATCACGCGGGTCTTGATCGGGAGTTTGAAGGCCGCCAGGCGAAGTGCCTCTTTGGCGAGCTCGGGATCCACACCTTCCATTTCGTAGAGGATGCGACCGGGCTTGACGACGGCGACCCAGAATTCCGGGGCGCCCTTGCCCTTACCCATGCGGACTTCAAGGGGCTTCTTGGTGATCGGCTTGTCCGGGAAGATCCGGATCCAAACCTTGCCGCCACGCTTCACCTTGCGGGTGATGGCGATACGGGCCGCTTCGATCTGGCGCGAGGTGATCTTGCCGGACTCCACCGCCTGGATCCCGATTTCCCCGAAAGAAAGCTCGGAACCACGGTGGGCCTTGCCACGGACGTGGCCCTTTTGCACCTTGCGGTATCGCGGTCGTGCTGGAAGCAACATTGCTCGTTATCTCCTGGTCTCTAGCTCTCAGGACGCCGCAGCGGCCTCGGTTTCGGCGGTCACACTCGAAGTGGAGCTGTCGCCGCGTGCGCGCTCGGGGAGGATGTCACCCTTGTAGAGCCACACCTTCACACCGATAACGCCGTAAGTGGTGCGCGCCTCGGCAGTGCCGTAGTCGATGTCCGCACGGAGGGTGTGCAGGGGAACACGTCCCTCGCGATACCATTCCTTGCGGCCCATCTCGGCGCCGCCCAGACGGCCGGCGCAACGAACCTTGATTCCCTTCGCACCCAGGCGAAGCGAGGTGGTCACCGATTTCTTCATCGCGCGACGGAAGGCCACGCGGCGCTCGAGCTGGAGGGCGATGTTCTCGGCCACAAGCTGGGCGTCAAGTTCGGGACGGCGCACCTCAACGATGTTGATGAACAGCTCGGTCTTGGTCAGCTTCTGCAGGTCCTTCTTGAGGGACTCCACATCGCTGCCGCGCTTGCCGATGATCAGACCCGGGCGCGCCGCATGGATGTTGATCTTGGCCTTCTTTGCCGCACGCTCGATCTCGATCCGCGAGATTCCCGCCGGATAGAGCTTCTTCTTGATGTGCTTGCGAATGGCCAGGTCCTCATGCAGGAACTGGGAATACTGCTTCTCGGAGAACCAGCGCGACTGCCAGGTGCGAATGACACCGAGCCGGAATCCGTTGGGATGTACTTTTTGACCCATACCGAACCTTCTCTCTTACTTCTCGTCGTCGACCACCACAGTGATGTGGCTGGTGCGGTGAAGCAGCGGGCTGGCGCTGCCGTGAGCGCGGGTAAGCCAGCGCTTCATCGTGGGACCTTCATCGACGAAGATCTTCTTCACATGGAGCTGATCGACGTCGCTACCATGCAGCTCTGCAGCGTTGGCGGCAGCCGAGCGGACGATCTTGTCGATGACCGGGGCCGCGGCCTTGCGGGTGAGCGCAAGCTGGGCAATCGCCTCGGGCACCGGCTTGCCGCGAACCAGGTCCGCTACCAGCCGGGCTTTACGCGGCGTGATTTTCGCAAATCGCAGTACGGCGCGTGATTCCATGGCGTTTACTTCTTGCCTTTCTTGCCGCCGGCGTGACCGTAGTAGGTGCGCGTCGGGGAGAACTCACCGAGTTTGTGGCCGACCATATTCTCGGTCACAAACAGGGGAACAAACTTCTTGCCGTTGTGGATCAGGAACTGCACACCGACAAAGTCGGGAGTGATCGTGGAACGACGACTCCAGGTCTTGATCGGCTTGGTGTTGTTCGCCGCGCGGGCGGTGTCCACCTTCTTCTCAAGGTGTCCGTCGATGAACGGACCTTTTTTAACGCTTCTAGGCATTTAACGAACTCCCTTGGGCCGGCGACGCAGAATGTAGCCGTCGGTGCGCTTGTTGCTGCGCGTCTTCTTGCCCTTGGTCTGCCAGCCCCACGGGGAAACCGGATGCGGGTTACCCTGAGAGGACTTGCCTTCACCACCGCCGTGGGGGTGATCGACCGGATTCATAACCACGCCGCGAACGTGCGGGCGGCGTCCCTGCCAGCGCGAGCGGCCGGCCTTACCAATCGAGAGGTTGCTGTGATCGGCGTTGCCGACCTGGCCGATGGTGGCGCTGCAGCGGGCCAGGACGCGGCGGATTTCACCGGAGGGCATGCGAATGATCGCGTAACCCTTGTCCTTGCCCAGAAGCTGCGCCGAGCTGCCGGCACTGCGCACGAGCTGTCCACCCTTGCCGAGCTTGAGCTCGATGTTGTGGATGGTCGTGCCGTCGGGAATCTTCTCGAGCGGGATGGCGTTGCCCACCAGGATGTCGGCCTCGGGTCCCGACATCAGGGTCTGCCCCACCTTCACGCCGACCGGCGCGAGGATGTAACGCTTCTCGCCATCCACATAGTGGAGCAGCGCGATGTTCGCCGTGCGATTGGGATCGTATTCGATCGCCGCAACGCGGGCGGGCACGCCGTGCTTGTTGCGACGGAAATCGATCTGACGGTAACGACGCTTGTGGCCTCCGCCGCGGAAACGCGAGGTGGTCACGCCACGCTTGTTGCGGCCGGCGGTCGTGTCGATTCCCTTGGTCAGCCGACGCTCAGGCTTCTTGTCGGAGAGTTCCGTGAAGTCCAGCGTGGTTTGGAACCGGCGACCTGCACTGGTCGGTTTGTACTTTTTCACTGCCATGGTAACTGCGCTCCTGATCCGTTGGGCCGTTTACAGTGCGAGCAGGTCGAGCTCGCTGCCGGGGGCCAGACGGACGATCGCTTTCTTCCAGTTCGGACGCTTGTAGGTGTTCATTCCGCGGCGCTTGCGCTTGCCGGCGACCAGCAGGGTGCGGACATCGGCCACCTTCACATTGAAGAGCTCTTCGACGGCGCGGCGAACCTGTACCTTGTTGGCCCACACGGCCACTTCAAAGGCGACCTGGTTGCCGTGGTCCTTGAGGAGCGTCGCCTTCTCGGTGATGAGCGGCTTGACGATGACGTCCTGTGCTACTTTCGACATGACTTACGCTCCTGCCTCAGGCCGCCGCCAGGAAGCCGACCAGCTTCTCCAGCGCGTCCTTTGTAATCACGATCCGCTCGTGCTCGATCAGGTCGATCGGGTTGAGCTGGTCGAGCGTCAGCACGGTCACTTCCGGCAGGTTGCGGGCGCCCAGCTCGAAGTTCTTCGAGCACTGATCCACCAGGAACACCGCGCTGGCCGCTCCGAGCTGGTCGAGGATGCCCTCTACCAGACGGGTCTTCGGC
Protein-coding sequences here:
- the secY gene encoding preprotein translocase subunit SecY, with the translated sequence MAQRPQTSPRLSEVQRRIGFTVVMLLVYRLGVVVPTPGVDKEALAAFFEGAKGTILSLFNLFSGGALEQFSVFALGIMPYITASIVFQLLVKVFKPLEEIQKEGELGRRRITQYTRYATIGLCLVQAAVMARGLESLTDPLGRPIVTNPGWGFRAISIVTLTSGTALLMWIGEQITERGIGNGISLIIFAGIIARVPAAISNTYSAIDAGEIQPFTLFLLGIGMLGVLVFIIWMERAHRRIPVQYPQRMQGRRMVQGQQSYLPLRLNTAGVIPPIFASSLMFFIPTLAQMTQGMGEAPANAGVAVDAYYWLAHMLNRVAAYFQPGGGYFVYEIVYGTMIVLFAYFYTAITFDPLDVADNLRRNGGFVPGIRPGHRTAEYIDRILTRLTLLGAIYLVAVCLLPSVLSTQMGVPFYFGGTGLLIVVGVALDTAQQIETHMISRSYEGFFGGGRAVRGSRRGA
- the rplO gene encoding 50S ribosomal protein L15, yielding MKLSDLRPAKGAKKSRKRVGRGPGSGHGKTSCRGHKGAGQRAGSGGKRAYEGGQNPLIRRLPKRGFVSRNRVRVQEVNLDQLRRFEAGATVDRATLCAAKVISTENRPVKVLANGEIDRAINLKVDHISEAARKKIESAGGSVEIIPPFIAKEGSSSEASA
- the rpmD gene encoding 50S ribosomal protein L30; this encodes MAGKTIRIRQTGSKAGCTQRQRESLRGLGLRRIRHEVEREDTPSIRGMVNKVFHLVEIVEESK
- the rpsE gene encoding 30S ribosomal protein S5; the protein is MAYQQENSEFIDKVIHIARNAKVVKGGRRFSFSALVVVGDGNGKVGVAKGKAKEVPDAIKKGIEKARREMRPIAVVNGTIPHEVHGHYGAGLVFMSPASPGTGVIAGGAARAILEAAGVRDIFAKCHGTNNPHNVVRATMDGLNQLRSREEVDAMRSRDAEEPKGSASAE
- a CDS encoding 50S ribosomal protein L18, with translation MAKIRTRTESRQMRHRRIRRVVAGSPERPRICVFRSNKHLYAQIIDDQSGRCLGTVSTLSKEVRSQNLKGGMEQAKAVGSVLAEKAKALKVEQAVFDRGGYRYHGVVKALAEAIREGGLAF
- the rplF gene encoding 50S ribosomal protein L6; the protein is MSRIGRQQIAVPSGVNVSVSGDLVTVKGPKGELQQRLPACVKISVGDHIQVEVAKPNDGKQRAFWGTSSALVKNMVHGVSEGFQRVLDITGVGYRAEAKGKVVNLSLGFSHPVAYALPEGVEAQTPQPTQIVLSSIDKQKLGQAAAEIRAYRPVEPYKGKGVRYAGEQVRRKEGKKAGK
- the rpsH gene encoding 30S ribosomal protein S8 gives rise to the protein MMHDPISDCLTRLRNAARARKQTLVIPSSRIKRSILDILQREGFINEYSEQQEGPGSVFHVTMRYTPNGGPVLHGIRRVSRPGRRVYRGATDLEPVLNGLGYAIVSTSRGLVTDAEARAQNVGGEVLCEVW
- a CDS encoding type Z 30S ribosomal protein S14, with the translated sequence MARTALKVKATRPQKFQVRQYNRCPLCGRPRGYLRKFDMCRLCFRKNALEGKIPGVIKASW
- the rplE gene encoding 50S ribosomal protein L5 yields the protein MAKKVELTAGITGDTGHEKGAPPRMLLQYRSEIVPALKEEFGFKNTMQVPGLSRVVLNMGLGGLSDAGSNTKVIEGAAAELAAISGQRPVVTRARKSIANFKLREGSPIGVMVTLRRNMMWEFFDRLINVSLPRVRDFRGVSPRGFDGRGNFTMGVREQIIFPEIDYDKIDRIKGLNITFVTSARTDEEGRALLTKLGMPFRK
- the rplX gene encoding 50S ribosomal protein L24, whose product is MSQNLKFQKLRVKKGDTVVVVAGADKGKRGKVIRVLPKKGRVVVENVRMIKKHQKPSQTAPQGGIVEREAPIDLSNVMVLDPEKDVPTRVEFRVQEDGTRRRYAKKSGALLDN
- the rplN gene encoding 50S ribosomal protein L14, producing the protein MIQVESQLVVADNSGAKRIQCIKVLGGSRRRYAGLGDIFVASVKEALPQSKVKKGDVVRAVVVRTRKANGRPDGTFIRFDDSAAVLINKDGEPIGTRIFGPVARELRARNYMKIVSLAPEVL
- the rpsQ gene encoding 30S ribosomal protein S17, with protein sequence MPQTSEDTRKAPRTQVGQVLSNKMDKTVVVGVTLLIPHPVYKKYVRRNKKYTAHDEENTCQIGDRVEIVETRPLSKTKRWRLSRVVERAKV
- the rpmC gene encoding 50S ribosomal protein L29, producing MKITEIRNLSDEELKQQLSDRVDELFRLRLRSATERIENTALYGNVRRTIARLKTVLNERSKPAQNQGATEA
- the rplP gene encoding 50S ribosomal protein L16 produces the protein MLLPARPRYRKVQKGHVRGKAHRGSELSFGEIGIQAVESGKITSRQIEAARIAITRKVKRGGKVWIRIFPDKPITKKPLEVRMGKGKGAPEFWVAVVKPGRILYEMEGVDPELAKEALRLAAFKLPIKTRVIERSEGLE
- the rpsC gene encoding 30S ribosomal protein S3 produces the protein MGQKVHPNGFRLGVIRTWQSRWFSEKQYSQFLHEDLAIRKHIKKKLYPAGISRIEIERAAKKAKINIHAARPGLIIGKRGSDVESLKKDLQKLTKTELFINIVEVRRPELDAQLVAENIALQLERRVAFRRAMKKSVTTSLRLGAKGIKVRCAGRLGGAEMGRKEWYREGRVPLHTLRADIDYGTAEARTTYGVIGVKVWLYKGDILPERARGDSSTSSVTAETEAAAAS
- the rplV gene encoding 50S ribosomal protein L22 — translated: MESRAVLRFAKITPRKARLVADLVRGKPVPEAIAQLALTRKAAAPVIDKIVRSAAANAAELHGSDVDQLHVKKIFVDEGPTMKRWLTRAHGSASPLLHRTSHITVVVDDEK
- the rpsS gene encoding 30S ribosomal protein S19, yielding MPRSVKKGPFIDGHLEKKVDTARAANNTKPIKTWSRRSTITPDFVGVQFLIHNGKKFVPLFVTENMVGHKLGEFSPTRTYYGHAGGKKGKK
- the rplB gene encoding 50S ribosomal protein L2, yielding MAVKKYKPTSAGRRFQTTLDFTELSDKKPERRLTKGIDTTAGRNKRGVTTSRFRGGGHKRRYRQIDFRRNKHGVPARVAAIEYDPNRTANIALLHYVDGEKRYILAPVGVKVGQTLMSGPEADILVGNAIPLEKIPDGTTIHNIELKLGKGGQLVRSAGSSAQLLGKDKGYAIIRMPSGEIRRVLARCSATIGQVGNADHSNLSIGKAGRSRWQGRRPHVRGVVMNPVDHPHGGGEGKSSQGNPHPVSPWGWQTKGKKTRSNKRTDGYILRRRPKGVR
- a CDS encoding 50S ribosomal protein L23, yielding MSKVAQDVIVKPLITEKATLLKDHGNQVAFEVAVWANKVQVRRAVEELFNVKVADVRTLLVAGKRKRRGMNTYKRPNWKKAIVRLAPGSELDLLAL